One Microbispora sp. ZYX-F-249 DNA segment encodes these proteins:
- a CDS encoding YciI family protein, whose product MKYLLLICAEESVEVSPEQADPEAWVEETERRGVRLGGHRLCPAGDATTVRAGLVTQGPFAETKEQIAGFDIIECADLDEAIEIASKHPVASFGAIEVRPFWPE is encoded by the coding sequence ATGAAGTACCTGCTGTTGATCTGTGCCGAGGAGTCGGTCGAGGTGAGCCCCGAGCAGGCCGACCCGGAGGCGTGGGTCGAGGAGACCGAGCGCCGCGGCGTGCGCCTCGGCGGGCATCGCCTGTGCCCCGCCGGCGACGCCACGACGGTGCGGGCCGGACTGGTGACCCAGGGGCCGTTCGCCGAGACCAAGGAGCAGATCGCCGGATTCGACATCATCGAGTGCGCCGACCTGGACGAGGCCATCGAGATCGCCTCGAAGCACCCGGTGGCGTCGTTCGGCGCGATCGAGGTGCGGCCGTTCTGGCCGGAATGA
- a CDS encoding MFS transporter: MPRARAAVTAVFAVNGALIAAFAVRTPSLKMDHDLTEGLLGLLNALAGVAALAATRVAGRLAARIGSAWVVRIAAVALPLALVGVGLAGGHVHLAAAMVFVGAANGLLDTGMNAQAVMVERAAHRPIMNGCHAAWSIGSVAGSVTGGAAAQAGMSLTTHYLILGAVVTTVALVTGRWLPAEEPSAEHPSARTDDVPGRRGRRAGWTRRVLLLGAMGAAVLACEEAVITWSGVLLHDDRGASLGVASLGLVAFTACQTAGRLAGDRLSARYPARVLVRGGTALAAIGLAAVVVAPTPVFAVAGFALTGLGLASPLPLIFSAAGHAGTEEGATGATAAVARLTTMTYSAMLLAPALVGRVAQVLGLTWTLALLVPLLVTAAWKASAAMRIPSRPDAPVAPVDAPAASG, translated from the coding sequence GTGCCACGGGCACGAGCGGCGGTGACGGCGGTGTTCGCCGTGAACGGCGCCCTGATCGCCGCGTTCGCGGTCCGTACGCCCTCCCTCAAGATGGACCACGATCTGACGGAGGGACTGCTGGGCCTCCTGAACGCCCTGGCCGGTGTGGCGGCGCTCGCCGCGACGCGGGTCGCCGGGCGACTCGCGGCGCGGATCGGCAGCGCCTGGGTCGTGCGGATCGCCGCGGTCGCCCTTCCCCTCGCCCTGGTCGGGGTGGGCCTCGCCGGCGGGCACGTCCACCTGGCCGCGGCCATGGTCTTCGTCGGAGCCGCGAACGGGCTGCTCGACACGGGCATGAACGCGCAGGCGGTGATGGTCGAACGGGCGGCGCACCGTCCCATCATGAACGGCTGCCACGCGGCATGGAGCATCGGCTCGGTGGCCGGTTCGGTCACCGGCGGGGCCGCGGCGCAGGCGGGCATGTCCCTCACCACGCACTACCTGATCCTGGGGGCGGTCGTGACGACCGTCGCCCTGGTGACGGGCAGATGGCTGCCGGCCGAGGAACCCTCCGCGGAGCACCCGTCCGCGCGTACGGACGACGTGCCCGGACGGCGAGGACGGCGGGCGGGCTGGACGCGCCGCGTCCTGCTTCTCGGCGCGATGGGCGCGGCGGTGCTGGCCTGTGAGGAGGCCGTCATCACCTGGAGCGGGGTGCTCCTGCACGACGATCGGGGCGCTTCACTGGGCGTGGCCTCGCTGGGCCTCGTCGCCTTCACCGCCTGCCAGACGGCGGGACGGCTCGCGGGCGACCGGCTGTCCGCGCGGTACCCGGCACGCGTCCTGGTCCGGGGCGGCACCGCGCTGGCGGCCATCGGCCTGGCGGCGGTGGTCGTGGCCCCCACTCCGGTTTTCGCGGTCGCAGGATTCGCCCTCACCGGTCTCGGGCTGGCCTCACCGCTGCCGCTGATCTTCAGCGCGGCCGGGCACGCGGGCACGGAGGAGGGCGCCACGGGGGCGACCGCCGCGGTGGCCCGGCTCACCACCATGACGTACTCGGCCATGCTGCTCGCTCCGGCGCTGGTCGGCCGGGTCGCACAGGTGCTCGGACTGACCTGGACGCTGGCACTGCTGGTGCCGCTGCTGGTGACCGCGGCCTGGAAGGCCTCGGCGGCGATGCGGATCCCGTCCCGGCCCGATGCCCCGGTCGCTCCCG